CGCCTCGACCTGCACCTCCGGGATCATCTCCGAGATCCCGTCCATGACGTCCTCGCGCGCCAGGAGCGTCGTGCCATAGCTCATGAGCTCTGCGACCGTCCTGCCATCGCGCGCGCCCTCGAGTATGGCCGCCGAGAGATAGGCGATCGCCTCCGGATAATTGAGCTTGAGGCCGCGCGCCTTCCTGCGCTCCGCGAGCAGCGCGGCGGTGAAGAGAAGGAGCTTGTCTTTCTCACGTGGTGTCAGTTCCATACGGTTCCCCCACTGCTTGTCACGGCCAATTTTACTCTATAGTCGGGGGGTTCAGCTCGATCCGTCGAGTTGCTCGATGATGAAATGTCGCAATCGCTAAGCTGGAATCGTGACGAGCCGCCGACCTTGCTCGCTCAACTCGCGGCCGGCGCCACTCAACCGTATCAGCTCGAGCTGCAGGAGATAGGGCTCGATCACTGTCTTGATCTCGTCCCGGCCCACAGGGAGGAGCTGTGTCAGCGCCTCCAGGCCGCGCCTCCCGCCTTCGAGGGCACGGAGATACCGGTGGTCGACTTGCCGGAGCCCGTGCTCGTCGACCTGCCACGACTCGCTCGCCATCCGCCGCAGGCCCCCGAGGTCGAGAGGATACATTGAGGCGTCGAAGCGGTGATGCGTGAGCAGCTCCTGGGCACGGACGAGGGTCTCCCTGGGATTGAAGCGGCTCATGTGGGCGAGGCGTAGGAGGAAGTCCGTCTCGACGGGATGGGCCTCGAACACGGGGCGCACGATCTCCGCCACCTCGTCGGCGCTGTACGGAACAAGGTCAACCATGCGAAAACGCGTGAGAAATGCCCCAGGAAGCAGACCCTTGTCGGTGGTCGCGCCCAGGAAGGTCGCATGCCTGAAGTCCCCGACCGCCTTGCTTCCGACGGCACGGCGCTCCTTGGGCTCGAACACGTTGAGAAAAAGGTCGGCGCGCTTGCCCATGAGGTGGATCTCGTCGAGAAAGATTACGACCGGGGG
The DNA window shown above is from Pseudomonadota bacterium and carries:
- the ureA gene encoding urease subunit gamma, which codes for MELTPREKDKLLLFTAALLAERRKARGLKLNYPEAIAYLSAAILEGARDGRTVAELMSYGTTLLAREDVMDGISEMIPEVQVEATFPDGTKLVTVHYPIV